A segment of the Cohnella algarum genome:
AAGCGCAATCGCGGCTGGTGGATGAATCGATCGCTGCGCTCGTTGGGCGGACTCGCGGTCGGGACGAACAAATCGATTCAAATCGTAGAATGGAACGGTCGGATTTACGTGCTTGGCGTAGGCGAGAACGTAACGCTGCTGGAAGGGATTACGGATCCGGAACTGGTCGCGGAGCTTCTCGACAAGCATGAGAGCGAAAACGCAACCCCGGATATCGCCATGCCCGCGTTTCTGAAGCAATGGGTATCGCGGCGCAAAGCGGAGGAGCCGCCTGCGGCCGACGATCCGGGCGCGGCGAAGCGAATCTTCGAGCAGACGCTGGAAGAACGGATGCGCGAGCTTTCGCAGCGTCGCCAGAAGGTGGAGCAGCTGCTGGATGACGGCGACTCCGGAAATCGGACGGATAAAACATGACCAAAAAATTGATTTACAGCTTTCTGATGTTGCAAGCGGTTTGGCTAACGGCCGGCGTTCCGGCTTTCGCAACGGATTCATCGATCGTCGACATCAACTTGAGCGGAGGCGAGGAAAGCGTCGGCGTTTCGGCGCTTTCGCTGCTGCTGCTCATTACCGTGCTAAGTCTGGCTCCGGCTATTCTGGTTCTGATGACCAGCTTTACGCGTATTGTCATCGTTCTCGGATTTGTCCGGACATCCCTCGGTACGGCGACGATGCCGCCGAACCAGGTGCTGATCGGTCTTGCGCTGTTTTTGACGCTTTTCATCATGTCTCCGACCTTGTCGCAGGTCAACGAACAGGCGCTGCAGCCTTACCTGGCCGGGGAAATGACGCAAACGG
Coding sequences within it:
- a CDS encoding flagellar biosynthetic protein FliO, yielding MSNGWMAADMPGSSPWDLVRIVVVLVLIVGLIIVLLRFVGKRNRGWWMNRSLRSLGGLAVGTNKSIQIVEWNGRIYVLGVGENVTLLEGITDPELVAELLDKHESENATPDIAMPAFLKQWVSRRKAEEPPAADDPGAAKRIFEQTLEERMRELSQRRQKVEQLLDDGDSGNRTDKT
- the fliP gene encoding flagellar type III secretion system pore protein FliP (The bacterial flagellar biogenesis protein FliP forms a type III secretion system (T3SS)-type pore required for flagellar assembly.), translating into MTKKLIYSFLMLQAVWLTAGVPAFATDSSIVDINLSGGEESVGVSALSLLLLITVLSLAPAILVLMTSFTRIVIVLGFVRTSLGTATMPPNQVLIGLALFLTLFIMSPTLSQVNEQALQPYLAGEMTQTEALEQAAVPMKEFMYKHTREKDLLLFMNYTQTERPETFQDIPLTVLVPAYAISELKTAFQMGFMIFIPFLVIDMVVASTLMAMGMMMLPPVMISLPFKILLFVLVDGWYLVVQSLLTSFQT